The following proteins are encoded in a genomic region of Sulfurovum indicum:
- the trpB gene encoding tryptophan synthase subunit beta, with amino-acid sequence MDLHKAIYIPKPSPFDPDENGHFGKFGGRFVPETLMPALEQLRKDYEAVRFDKAFWTEVDYYFKHYVGRPSALYYAENLSRELDAKVYLKREDLNHTGAHKINHCIAQAVLAKRLGKKKIIAETGAGQHGVATATVAALFGLECEVFMGAKDVARQELNVFRMKLLGAKVHAVESGSKTLKDAMNDAIRHWVTHARDTYYLIGTVAGPHPYPMMVRDIQSVIGWEAREQIQEAAGCLPDKVIACIGGGSNALGIFNHFLEDKEVECIGIEAGGEGLDCKHGCSLEKGSPGVLHGQLSYLLQDEDGQILEAHSISAGLDYPGIGPEHAFLKDAGIVSYSHITDDEALEGFVWLSQKEGIIPALESSHAIAYLKKMKPEEIKGKTILVNLSGRGDKDMIQVKDILKEQFA; translated from the coding sequence ATGGATCTACATAAAGCAATCTACATTCCCAAACCAAGTCCGTTCGATCCGGATGAGAACGGACACTTCGGCAAGTTTGGCGGCCGTTTCGTTCCGGAAACACTGATGCCCGCACTGGAACAGCTGCGTAAAGACTATGAGGCAGTACGTTTTGACAAAGCGTTCTGGACAGAGGTGGACTACTACTTCAAACATTATGTAGGACGCCCCTCAGCACTCTACTATGCCGAAAATCTTTCCCGGGAACTCGATGCAAAGGTCTATCTCAAGCGGGAAGATCTAAACCACACAGGTGCGCATAAGATCAACCACTGTATTGCCCAGGCCGTACTTGCCAAACGTTTGGGTAAAAAGAAGATCATTGCCGAGACCGGTGCAGGACAGCACGGAGTCGCTACAGCGACCGTAGCAGCACTTTTCGGACTTGAGTGTGAAGTCTTCATGGGAGCCAAAGATGTAGCACGTCAGGAGCTCAATGTGTTCCGGATGAAACTCCTTGGCGCAAAAGTACATGCGGTAGAAAGCGGGTCAAAAACCCTTAAAGATGCAATGAACGATGCCATACGCCACTGGGTGACCCATGCACGTGACACCTACTACCTTATCGGTACTGTTGCAGGACCACACCCCTACCCGATGATGGTACGTGACATTCAGTCAGTCATTGGCTGGGAAGCCAGAGAGCAGATACAGGAAGCTGCCGGATGCCTGCCCGACAAGGTCATCGCCTGTATCGGCGGCGGCTCCAATGCCCTTGGCATCTTCAACCATTTTCTTGAGGACAAAGAGGTCGAGTGCATCGGTATTGAAGCCGGAGGAGAGGGACTTGACTGCAAACACGGATGTTCTCTGGAAAAAGGAAGCCCGGGTGTACTGCACGGACAGCTCAGCTACCTTCTTCAGGATGAGGACGGACAGATACTCGAAGCCCACTCCATCTCGGCAGGTCTTGACTACCCAGGTATTGGACCTGAACATGCATTCTTGAAAGATGCAGGGATCGTCAGCTACAGCCACATTACCGATGATGAAGCACTTGAAGGATTTGTATGGCTAAGTCAGAAAGAGGGGATCATTCCTGCACTTGAAAGTTCCCATGCCATCGCATACCTCAAGAAGATGAAGCCGGAAGAGATCAAAGGGAAAACCATCCTTGTCAATCTTTCAGGACGCGGCGACAAAGATATGATACAGGTAAAAGACATACTCAAAGAGCAGTTTGCATAA
- a CDS encoding glycerophosphodiester phosphodiesterase, which yields MKVIAHRGFSALYPENTLLAFQKALEAGADGIETDLRLTLDSQVILFHDDDLDRMTGRKGRPESFTLETLQKLELPEGEHIPTLEALFALVDGVATLVLEIKYIPSTYRKLCKIIAQKAADRLDWVEVSSFEDKVLEYMHRLNPSLRLHKIINEVFTLGSVADKRLYDHIHYLDIDVSLRGQVMKMGLLEKYKVIFWTADKEELTKEIAAGLYGVMLNDMRSISV from the coding sequence ATGAAAGTGATCGCGCATCGGGGCTTCAGTGCACTCTATCCTGAAAACACGCTTTTGGCCTTTCAAAAAGCACTGGAGGCCGGAGCAGATGGCATAGAGACTGACCTGAGACTGACGCTGGACAGTCAGGTCATACTCTTTCATGATGATGATCTTGATCGTATGACAGGCAGAAAAGGAAGACCCGAATCTTTTACCCTTGAAACATTGCAAAAATTAGAGTTGCCGGAAGGGGAACATATTCCTACACTTGAAGCACTTTTTGCGCTTGTGGATGGAGTGGCAACACTGGTTTTGGAGATCAAGTATATCCCATCGACATACAGGAAGCTCTGTAAGATCATTGCCCAAAAGGCAGCAGACCGGCTTGACTGGGTAGAGGTTTCCTCTTTTGAAGACAAGGTATTGGAGTATATGCACCGGCTTAATCCTTCGCTCAGGCTTCACAAGATCATCAATGAGGTTTTCACTCTGGGATCTGTAGCCGACAAGAGACTCTATGATCACATTCACTATCTGGATATAGATGTGTCACTGAGAGGGCAGGTTATGAAAATGGGGCTTCTTGAAAAGTATAAAGTGATATTCTGGACGGCGGACAAAGAGGAGTTGACAAAGGAGATCGCTGCAGGACTTTACGGTGTTATGCTGAACGATATGAGAAGTATTTCTGTATGA
- a CDS encoding adenine phosphoribosyltransferase, with protein sequence MTLTPEDKAVILNSIRDIPDFPQPGIIFKDITTLLSNPKAFDTLMNHLEARYKNYELDYIAGIDARGFIFGAVLADRLNIGFVPVRKKGKLPYTTVAEKYSLEYGFDEVEIHIDAFGENGSCSREEPSKVLLIDDLMATGGTAKAAASLIDKVGAKCVEACFIMELTFLNGRGCFDIPVYSVLQID encoded by the coding sequence ATGACACTCACCCCTGAAGATAAAGCCGTTATTCTAAACAGTATTCGTGATATACCGGATTTTCCCCAACCCGGTATCATTTTCAAAGACATCACCACCCTGCTCTCCAACCCAAAAGCATTTGATACATTGATGAACCACCTTGAAGCACGATACAAAAACTATGAACTGGACTATATTGCCGGTATCGATGCGAGAGGTTTCATCTTCGGTGCCGTACTGGCAGACAGACTCAACATCGGGTTTGTTCCCGTACGTAAAAAAGGGAAACTCCCCTATACTACAGTAGCAGAGAAATACTCTTTGGAGTATGGTTTTGATGAAGTTGAGATACATATTGATGCCTTTGGAGAGAATGGAAGCTGCAGCAGGGAAGAACCTTCAAAAGTACTGCTTATCGATGATCTTATGGCAACCGGAGGTACAGCAAAAGCAGCAGCCAGCCTTATCGATAAAGTCGGTGCCAAGTGTGTCGAAGCCTGTTTTATTATGGAGTTGACTTTCCTTAACGGACGTGGCTGTTTCGATATACCGGTATACTCCGTACTTCAGATAGATTAA